Proteins encoded within one genomic window of Fragaria vesca subsp. vesca linkage group LG1, FraVesHawaii_1.0, whole genome shotgun sequence:
- the LOC101292552 gene encoding KRR1 small subunit processome component-like, with translation MAASMEDSYPNAIVLKVEEAIPLMIERAIEVVCNTKFYDKQFLNTDVLQKEWPIVESCLREYGVVCTLDLVAGKMEVSKTKAAEDEDIIFKAIDILHLLSRNVPARWAIRTMDCSCEHEIINIGNQEGGICKLFGISHEKFLARRNILIGVVKELSQVTGCGIFGKGNTIAVLGSLQGIKTVKKIVEDCIAHDVPPAPRVRRIKKKTQPKKDARIKMTSQVMMSLESLCV, from the coding sequence ATGGCTGCTTCGATGGAGGACAGTTACCCAAACGCCATTGTTTTGAAGGTCGAGGAGGCTATCCCTTTGATGATAGAACGTGCCATTGAAGTGGTCTGCAACACCAAGTTCTACGATAAGCAGTTTCTAAACACAGATGTGCTGCAGAAAGAATGGCCGATAGTGGAGTCGTGTTTAAGGGAGTACGGTGTTGTATGCACACTGGATCTGGTTGCGGGTAAAATGGAAGTCTCTAAAACCAAAGCGGCAGAAGATGAAGACATAATTTTCAAGGCCATTGATATATTGCATCTCTTGTCGAGAAATGTTCCAGCACGTTGGGCAATACGAACCATGGATTGCAGTTGCGAACATGAGATCATCAATATTGGGAATCAAGAAGGGGGGATTTGCAAATTGTTTGGGATCAGTCACGAAAAATTTCTTGCACGGAGGAATATTCTCATTGGTGTCGTGAAGGAACTTTCTCAGGTGACTGGCTGTGGCATTTTTGGTAAGGGAAATACCATTGCTGTTCTTGGTTCACTGCAAGGAATAAAGACGGTAAAAAAGATCGTGGAAGACTGCATTGCTCATGATGTGCCTCCTGCCCCTCGTGTGCGGAGGATTAAGAAGAAGACTCAACCCAAGAAGGATGCCAGGATTAAAATGACAAGTCAAGTGATGATGAGTCTCGAGTCTTTGTGTGTCTGA